A region of Porites lutea chromosome 13, jaPorLute2.1, whole genome shotgun sequence DNA encodes the following proteins:
- the LOC140923142 gene encoding gamma-aminobutyric acid receptor subunit beta-3-like isoform X2, whose product MLLSKYCENLLKRPFVVVAALIACVSCCTSENPRRNTTLEILFSNYDKDVRPNQGVGPLTIELDLYVESFANIAEANMEYTVFGYIRHYWTDKRFASKFNETVYLKGSTIECAWIPDTYVTNTRESNLPAENSDIRSLFKIYPNGTIFYSRSYKIVAACDMRLEHFPMDTQKCSLNLSSYGYTVDDVIYKWKDDKVKVEKKSIAQFDMEEVERNSTTISYVSGNYSVLTINFHFKRRLGYYIIQVFFPGTLVVVMSWVVFWLDPRDMSDRVGLGITTILSIIFLLGSVNMSQPRVSYPKAIDWYLLGSFLFVFLVLVECILVYILRPRNRDSKNSAQQKDLDLEMGTINNLQDASRVEHIALKKRESTSSSNGEPSQIDAEDEMIEESPTNARKGFRRCPPCTYGKIVDYICRFLFPFCFTLFNVFYWLYYLSD is encoded by the exons ATGCTGCTTTCAAAGTACTGCGAAAATTTACTCAAGCGGCCTTTTGTGGTTGTAGCAGCGCTTATCGCTTGTGTTTCTTGTTG CACATCAGAAAATCCAAGGAGGAATACAACTCTAGAAATTCTGTTCTCTAACTACGACAAAGACGTTAGACCAAATCAAGGAG TTGGCCCACTCACAATAGAACTTGATCTGTACGTTGAATCATTTGCTAACATTGCTGAAGCCAACATG GAGTACACAGTGTTTGGCTACATTCGCCATTACTGGACTGACAAGCGATTTGCTAGCAAATTCAATGAGACTGTTTATCTTAAAGGTTCGACAATTGAGTGTGCGTGGATCCCTGACACCTACGTCACTAACACGAGAGAATCAAATCTTCCGGCCGAGAACTCGGATATAAGGAGTTTATTCAAGATATATCCGAATGGAACGATTTTTTATTCGAGAAG TTACAAGATCGTTGCCGCTTGCGACATGAGATTGGAGCACTTTCCAATGGACACTCAAAAATGTAGTCTGAATTTAAGCAGTT ATGGTTATACAGTAGACGACGTGATTTACAAATGGAAAGATGACAAGGTGAAAGTGGAAAAGAAGAGCATCGCTCAATTTGACATGGAAGAGGTGGAACGGAACTCAACCACTATAAGTTACGTCAGCG GGAATTACAGCGTACTTACCATCAACTTTCACTTTAAACGACGCCTTGGTTATTACATCATCCAAGTGTTTTTCCCAGGCACCCTTGTGGTTGTGATGAGTTGGGTAGTGTTCTGGTTGGACCCAAGAGACATGAGTGATAGAGTTGGCCTGGGTATCACAACCATACTGAGTATCATCTTTCTGTTGGGCTCTGTAAACATGTCACAACCTCGTGTTAGTTATCCCAAGGCCATTGACTGGTACCTGCTCGGGTCTTTTCTGTTTGTCTTCCTCGTTTTGGTGGAGTGCATCCTGGTGTACATTTTGCGTCCAAGAAATCGAGATTCCAAGAACAGCGCGCAACAGAAAGACCTGGATTTGGAAATGGGCACCATAAATAATCTTCAG GATGCGTCAAGAGTGGAACACATCGCTCTGAAAAAACGCGAGAGTACTAGCTCAAGCAATGGCGAACCATCTCAGATCGATGCCGAGGATGAGATGATTGAAGAGTCTCCTACAAATGCCCGGAAAGGTTTTAGACGATGCCCCCCATGTACCTATGGAAAAATCGTTGATTACATTTGCCGGTTCttgtttccattttgttttactttgtttaaCGTGTTTTATTGGCTTTATTATTTGTCCGATTGA
- the LOC140923006 gene encoding histamine H2 receptor-like, with protein sequence MKDDVERVILLTNVAVNIPLALTSVIGNSMVLHAIRKTPSLRSPLTFLICGLALSDLAVGTLVQPFFIADILVQLYVQSHGFKHTFRRCYNTIGFYLCGVSLCTIACISIDRLIAVQKPLRYPSIVTTYRISRLLLAIWSICLLLASSQFWEERLLFASIASVVSISLSASTISHVKMYKIVRRHQAEIGVQLQAIENRLTIINMKRLHKSAFNAFIVFVVLFVCYFPYLVVYIVTSGSRNNSATVARSLSSTVVFTNSALNPIVYCWRLRKIRKVVLRIFYDMCRVIKR encoded by the coding sequence ATGAAAGATGATGTTGAACGAGTTATTCTGTTAACAAATGTTGCCGTGAACATCCCTCTGGCTTTGACCTCTGTTATTGGGAATTCTATGGTTCTACACGCAATACGGAAAACGCCATCTCTTCGATCGCCACTAACTTTTCTTATCTGTGGATTGGCTTTATCAGATCTCGCTGTTGGTACACTTGTGCAACCTTTCTTTATAGCAGATATTTTGGTTCAGTTGTATGTTCAGTCTCACGGATTTAAACATACATTTCGTCGTTGTTACAACACAATTGGCTTCTACCTGTGTGGAGTGTCACTATGTACAATAGCTTGTATTAGCATTGACAGGCTTATCGCTGTTCAAAAACCCTTACGATATCCAAGTATTGTCACAACGTACAGAATAAGCCGTCTGCTATTGGCAATTTGGTCAATTTGCTTATTATTGGCAAGTTCTCAATTCTGGGAGGAAAGACTACTATTTGCTTCAATAGCATCTGTGGTAAGCATTTCTCTAAGTGCCTCCACTATTTCTCACGTTAAAATGTACAAAATCGTTCGTCGCCATCAAGCTGAGATTGGTGTTCAGCTGCAAGCCATCGAAAACCGTCTTACTATAATTAACATGAAGAGACTTCATAAATCGGCATTTAACGCCTTTATTGTTTTCGTAGTCCTTTTTGTCTGCTATTTTCCCTATCTGGTTGTCTACATTGTGACTTCCGGTTCTAGAAATAACAGTGCGACTGTCGCAAGATCGCTGTCTTCAACAGTTGTGTTTACAAACTCTGCCTTGAATCCAATTGTGTATTGTTGGAGATTACGCAAGATAAGGAAAGTTGTATTGCGAATTTTTTATGACATGTGTAGAGTGATTAAAAGGTAG
- the LOC140923354 gene encoding melanocortin receptor 5-like has product MRDDIEQVVLLTNVAVNVPLALASVSGNCLVLRAVRKIPSLRSPFILLLWGLALSDLAVGAIVQPLFVANELVDLYVRSEGFRDTFRRSYNTVAFCLCGVSLCTIACVSIDRLIAIQTPLRYSSIVTTHRISRILVAIWTICLFVASSQFWEERLLTVAVAIVVCISLSVSTISHVRMYKIVRRHRIEIDLQQQTVENNVSIISIHKSAFNAFIVFTVLFVCYFPFMVVYVVSSVSDMDNVTVARSLSSTVVFANSALNPIVYCWRLREIRQAVLRLLRNYVK; this is encoded by the coding sequence ATGAGGGATGATATTGAACAAGTCGTTCTGTTAACAAATGTTGCTGTTAATGTTCCTCTTGCTTTAGCTTCTGTAAGTGGGAACTGTTTGGTGCTACGTGCAGTAAGAAAAATCCCATCTCTCCGTTCGCCGTTCATTCTTCTTCTTTGGGGATTGGCATTATCAGATCTGGCTGTTGGCGCTATTGTACAACCACTCTTTGTCGCAAACGAGTTGGTAGATTTGTACGTCAGATCTGAGGGATTTCGAGATACATTTCGCCGTTCTTACAACACAGTTGCTTTCTGCTTGTGTGGAGTGTCGCTATGTACTATTGCTTGTGTTAGCATTGATAGACTCATCGCTATTCAAACACCCTTACGATACTCAAGTATTGTTACAACGCACAGAATAAGCCGCATATTAGTAGCAATTTGGACAATTTGCTTATTTGTGGCAAGTTCGCAGTTCTGGGAAGAAAGACTACTAACTGTTGCAGTTGCGATAGTGGTATGCATTTCTTTGAGTGTCTCCACTATTTCTCATGTTAGAATGTACAAAATCGTTCGTCGCCATCGAATCGAGATTGATCTCCAGCAGCAAACAGTCGAAAACAATGTCTCTATAATTAGCATTCATAAATCTGCATTTAACGCTTTCATAGTTTTTACAGTACTTTTTGTCTGTTATTTTCCCTTCATGGTTGTATACGTTGTGTCTTCCGTTTCTGACATGGACAATGTAACTGTCGCAAGATCGTTGTCTTCAACAGTGGTGTTTGCTAACTCCGCCTTGAACCCAATCGTGTATTGCTGGCGGCTACGCGAGATAAGACAAGCCGTTCTCCGACTTTTGAGGAACTATGTAAAGTGA
- the LOC140922961 gene encoding RNA polymerase II-associated protein 3-like, whose amino-acid sequence MADALRLQMNIRQNAEELQDILQDLNKWEDEMKTKDNELLNSKIVHKQSLPPIRNQSNRKKKKKKEQPSASNKDNMSKGEARISSYDYRSWDKFDVDKVLKEMDEQEEMKTFSSSEEESDEADEDIENERRLQKALFEKDKGNALFKEGKYEEAINCYTTGIQLDPTNAVLPANRAMCLLKLQRYGAAEADCTQALSLDSSYTKAYLRRGAARFQMGRVQQAEADYREALRLEPSNKQAQVELKSIKKLLEDKKREKQSEKQESENCANKTPVKSKKPLKRIVIEEIGTESESEDDSSDISTKAQATESLSTEETRSNTQQALLARPDERTKNLTFESTDVPPKTTPSSISSTLSSSSSATPSSSQPQFLSSNSRSKSADKTFAVPKSSGQFQADWRALQKQPDKLFAYFKNIKPKLYPKLFQQSIEPDMLAKIIYLLRDFYLMNGLPVYEELKNLAEVKRFGMAIMFLSDKDRKVISDLINSVRQTKELFQLSEDDILDLAKKYGIS is encoded by the exons atggcggacgcGTTGAGGCTGCAAATGAATATTCGACAAAATGCAGAAGAGTTGCAAGACATTCTGCAAGATTTAAACAAGTGGGAGGACGAAATGAAGACCAAGGATAATGAACTCCTCAACTCAAAGATAGTTCACAAACAG AGCCTTCCTCCCATCAGGAATCAATCTaacaggaagaagaagaagaagaaggagcagCCATCAGCTTCTAATAAGGATAATATGTCAAAGGGGGAAGCACGAATAAGTTCATATGACTACAGATCATGGGATAAGTTTGATGTG gaTAAGGTTTTAAAGGAAATGGATGAACAGGAGGAGATGAAGACATTTTCAAGCTCTGAGGAGGAAAGTGATGAGGCAGATGAAGACATTGAAAATGAGAGACGGTTGCAAAAGGCACTTTTTGAAAAGGACAAG GGAAATGCTCTTTTCAAAGAAGGCAAGTATGAAGAGGCTATTAACTGTTACACCACAGGAATTCAACTTGACCCAACTAATGCTGTACTGCCTGCCAACAGAGCCATGTGTCTGCTGAAATTGCAGAG ATACGGAGCAGCAGAAGCTGATTGTACGCAAGCCTTGTCTCTGGACAGTTCCTATACTAAAGCTTACTTGAGAAGGGGTGCAGCCCGCTTTCAGATGGGACGAGTTCAACAGGCTGAGGCTGACTACAGAGAAGCACTTAGACTGGAGCCAAGTAATAAACAGGCCCAGGTGGAGCTGAAGAGCATAAAGAAG TTGCTGGAGGACAAGAAGAGGGAAAAGCAAAGTGAAAAGCAAGAAAGTGAAAATTGCGCAAACAAAACACCAGTCAAGTCTAAA AAACCTCTGAAGAGAATTGTCATCGAAGAAATTGGCACAGAGAGCGAAAGTGAGGATGACTCGTCTGACATTTCTACTAAAGCACAAGCGACAGAGTCCTTGTCTACCGAAGAAACGAGATCAAACACTCAGCAAGCACTGTTGGCGAGACCTGACGAAAGGACCAAAAACTTAACCTTTGAATCAACGGACGTTCCCCCGAAAACAACGCCATCTTCGATATCGTCGACtttatcgtcgtcatcatcagcTACACCGTCATCATCTCAGCCCCAGTTCCTCTCGTCGAACTCTCGATCCAAGTCCGCTGACAAGACATTTGCCGTGCCAAAGTCGTCGGGACAGTTTCAAGCAGATTGGAGAGCACTTCAGAAACAGCCGGACAAGCTTTTTGCTTACTTCAAG AATATTAAACCGAAGTTGTATCCCAAGCTGTTTCAACAGTCAATTGAGCCTGACATGTTGGCAAAAATAATCTATCTTCTACGGGACTTCTATTTGAT GAATGGTCTACCTGTGTATGAGGAGTTGAAGAACCTGGCTGAAGTGAAACGGTTTGGAATGGCCATCATGTTCTTATCAGACAAGGACAGGAAAG TTATCAGTGACCTTATAAACAGCGTACGACAAACCAAGGAGCTGTTTCAGCTGTCCGAGGACGATATCCTTGACTTGGCTAAGAAATATGGAATATCTTAG
- the LOC140923142 gene encoding gamma-aminobutyric acid receptor subunit beta-3-like isoform X1: MMMITVTMNLDGPKQTNDKKPCTSENPRRNTTLEILFSNYDKDVRPNQGVGPLTIELDLYVESFANIAEANMEYTVFGYIRHYWTDKRFASKFNETVYLKGSTIECAWIPDTYVTNTRESNLPAENSDIRSLFKIYPNGTIFYSRSYKIVAACDMRLEHFPMDTQKCSLNLSSYGYTVDDVIYKWKDDKVKVEKKSIAQFDMEEVERNSTTISYVSGNYSVLTINFHFKRRLGYYIIQVFFPGTLVVVMSWVVFWLDPRDMSDRVGLGITTILSIIFLLGSVNMSQPRVSYPKAIDWYLLGSFLFVFLVLVECILVYILRPRNRDSKNSAQQKDLDLEMGTINNLQDASRVEHIALKKRESTSSSNGEPSQIDAEDEMIEESPTNARKGFRRCPPCTYGKIVDYICRFLFPFCFTLFNVFYWLYYLSD, translated from the exons atgatgatgatcacaGTAACAATGAACTTGGATggaccaaaacaaacaaacgacaaAAAGCCTTG CACATCAGAAAATCCAAGGAGGAATACAACTCTAGAAATTCTGTTCTCTAACTACGACAAAGACGTTAGACCAAATCAAGGAG TTGGCCCACTCACAATAGAACTTGATCTGTACGTTGAATCATTTGCTAACATTGCTGAAGCCAACATG GAGTACACAGTGTTTGGCTACATTCGCCATTACTGGACTGACAAGCGATTTGCTAGCAAATTCAATGAGACTGTTTATCTTAAAGGTTCGACAATTGAGTGTGCGTGGATCCCTGACACCTACGTCACTAACACGAGAGAATCAAATCTTCCGGCCGAGAACTCGGATATAAGGAGTTTATTCAAGATATATCCGAATGGAACGATTTTTTATTCGAGAAG TTACAAGATCGTTGCCGCTTGCGACATGAGATTGGAGCACTTTCCAATGGACACTCAAAAATGTAGTCTGAATTTAAGCAGTT ATGGTTATACAGTAGACGACGTGATTTACAAATGGAAAGATGACAAGGTGAAAGTGGAAAAGAAGAGCATCGCTCAATTTGACATGGAAGAGGTGGAACGGAACTCAACCACTATAAGTTACGTCAGCG GGAATTACAGCGTACTTACCATCAACTTTCACTTTAAACGACGCCTTGGTTATTACATCATCCAAGTGTTTTTCCCAGGCACCCTTGTGGTTGTGATGAGTTGGGTAGTGTTCTGGTTGGACCCAAGAGACATGAGTGATAGAGTTGGCCTGGGTATCACAACCATACTGAGTATCATCTTTCTGTTGGGCTCTGTAAACATGTCACAACCTCGTGTTAGTTATCCCAAGGCCATTGACTGGTACCTGCTCGGGTCTTTTCTGTTTGTCTTCCTCGTTTTGGTGGAGTGCATCCTGGTGTACATTTTGCGTCCAAGAAATCGAGATTCCAAGAACAGCGCGCAACAGAAAGACCTGGATTTGGAAATGGGCACCATAAATAATCTTCAG GATGCGTCAAGAGTGGAACACATCGCTCTGAAAAAACGCGAGAGTACTAGCTCAAGCAATGGCGAACCATCTCAGATCGATGCCGAGGATGAGATGATTGAAGAGTCTCCTACAAATGCCCGGAAAGGTTTTAGACGATGCCCCCCATGTACCTATGGAAAAATCGTTGATTACATTTGCCGGTTCttgtttccattttgttttactttgtttaaCGTGTTTTATTGGCTTTATTATTTGTCCGATTGA